A single region of the Nocardioides sp. W7 genome encodes:
- a CDS encoding ABC transporter substrate-binding protein, whose translation MRHQRLVRAGAAAASILLLVPACSSDRGGSSDPGDGGESETAAAELPTDTFGDLESPCGEGDASGATEQGVTDDSITIGYGDDKGFTATPGLNQEMGDAVAAFIQWCNGLGGINGREIKGNRYDAAIFESAQVMKESCSQDFMMVGHGFGLDENAEPERIKCKMPTVPGFTISPAASMGPMHYQGVPGPVDEYNAATQQILIDEYPEFAKVGMVNSDSPAVDQGLQRYFDNFKAVGAKATDCGVRLKSAGGDNYRAIVQKYKECGVTSLFTFTPPSPPIYSFLEAAAVEGLDVIMGSEATWYLEGVLDANVGELTEGIKVGMQFQPFENADAIPAVADYLSVLDEFGGVKGLLGMQATSSFILWAQVAKECGSDLTRQCMVDGLSKVTTWTGGGLHAESNPGDNRTPYCGLLTEVKGDAYEQIIPAAKGEYFCTDGPRTAPSSAWGGIELTKDRIATKYLTDDIITPSS comes from the coding sequence ATGCGTCATCAGCGTCTGGTCCGGGCGGGAGCCGCAGCGGCCAGCATCTTGCTGCTCGTTCCGGCCTGCTCATCGGACCGCGGAGGCAGCAGCGACCCGGGAGATGGCGGTGAGTCCGAGACGGCCGCCGCCGAGCTGCCGACCGACACGTTCGGCGACCTCGAGTCGCCGTGCGGGGAGGGTGACGCATCGGGCGCCACCGAGCAGGGCGTCACCGACGACTCGATCACGATCGGGTACGGCGACGACAAAGGGTTCACGGCCACGCCCGGCCTGAACCAGGAGATGGGCGACGCCGTGGCGGCGTTCATCCAGTGGTGCAACGGTCTCGGTGGCATCAACGGCCGCGAGATCAAGGGCAACCGCTACGACGCGGCCATCTTCGAGTCCGCACAGGTCATGAAGGAGTCCTGCTCGCAGGACTTCATGATGGTCGGTCACGGCTTCGGTCTCGACGAGAACGCCGAGCCCGAGCGGATCAAGTGCAAGATGCCGACCGTCCCCGGGTTCACGATCTCGCCGGCCGCCTCGATGGGGCCGATGCACTACCAGGGCGTGCCGGGACCGGTCGACGAGTACAACGCGGCGACCCAGCAGATCCTCATCGACGAGTACCCCGAGTTCGCCAAGGTCGGGATGGTCAACAGCGACTCCCCGGCGGTCGACCAGGGCCTCCAGCGGTATTTCGACAACTTCAAGGCGGTCGGGGCCAAGGCCACCGACTGCGGTGTCCGGCTGAAGTCCGCGGGTGGCGACAACTACCGCGCGATCGTCCAGAAGTACAAGGAGTGCGGCGTCACGTCGCTGTTCACCTTCACCCCGCCGTCGCCCCCGATCTACTCCTTCCTCGAGGCCGCGGCCGTCGAGGGCCTGGACGTGATCATGGGCTCGGAGGCGACGTGGTACCTCGAAGGTGTGCTCGACGCCAACGTCGGCGAGCTCACCGAGGGCATCAAGGTCGGTATGCAGTTCCAGCCGTTCGAGAACGCCGACGCGATCCCGGCCGTGGCCGACTACCTGTCGGTGCTGGACGAGTTCGGAGGCGTCAAGGGCCTGCTCGGCATGCAGGCGACGTCGTCGTTCATCCTCTGGGCGCAGGTCGCCAAGGAGTGCGGTTCCGACCTGACCCGTCAGTGCATGGTGGACGGTCTGTCGAAGGTCACCACGTGGACCGGGGGCGGTCTGCACGCCGAGAGCAACCCCGGCGACAACCGGACCCCGTACTGCGGCCTCCTGACCGAGGTCAAGGGCGACGCCTACGAGCAGATCATCCCGGCGGCCAAGGGCGAGTACTTCTGCACCGACGGGCCGCGGACGGCTCCGTCGTCGGCCTGGGGCGGCATCGAGCTGACCAAGGATCGGATCGCCACGAAGTACCTCACCGACGACATCATCACGCCGTCGAGCTGA
- a CDS encoding TetR/AcrR family transcriptional regulator has translation MAAPSPHDVITDAAFTLFARQGYDATSVEDIASAAGVSRSTFFRSFGSKEAVIFPDHDELLARVESRLQSSQEDSALAAVIDAVKIVLFHYVAEGERARERYRLTSAVTTLRERELVSSARYQRLFRHHLGRWGDGGEAADLQAEVTAAAVVAAHNRVLRRWLRGECGDPEREITGALAIVHRTFDPKQSTASPVALLVLPAGTSLAAAEDAVRHLAWAPQ, from the coding sequence GTGGCCGCACCGTCACCGCACGACGTCATCACCGACGCCGCCTTCACGCTCTTCGCCCGCCAGGGGTACGACGCCACCTCGGTCGAGGACATCGCGAGCGCCGCGGGCGTCAGCCGCAGCACGTTCTTCCGCTCCTTCGGGTCGAAGGAGGCGGTCATCTTTCCCGACCACGACGAGCTCCTCGCTCGCGTCGAGTCCCGGCTGCAGTCCTCCCAGGAGGACTCCGCCCTCGCGGCCGTCATCGACGCCGTCAAGATCGTCCTGTTCCACTACGTCGCGGAGGGCGAGCGGGCCCGCGAGCGCTACCGCCTCACGTCGGCCGTCACGACGCTCCGCGAGCGCGAGCTCGTCAGCAGCGCTCGCTACCAGCGCCTCTTCCGCCACCACCTGGGTCGCTGGGGCGACGGCGGCGAGGCGGCCGACCTGCAGGCCGAGGTGACCGCGGCCGCCGTCGTCGCCGCCCACAACCGGGTGCTCCGCCGCTGGCTGCGGGGCGAGTGCGGCGACCCCGAGCGGGAGATCACCGGCGCGCTGGCGATCGTGCACCGGACCTTCGACCCCAAGCAGTCCACCGCCAGCCCGGTCGCGCTCCTGGTGCTCCCGGCCGGGACGTCGCTCGCCGCAGCGGAGGACGCCGTACGTCATCTCGCCTGGGCTCCCCAGTAG
- a CDS encoding TetR/AcrR family transcriptional regulator, producing MEDSTTTGDSTAISAKGTRLNRRGLQTRRHLLRVALHCLAEGGPESVSANLVARQAGVTWGTVQHQFGDVDGLWAAVLEYVAVEGGPMLADMPDQTDLAERVDAVVEMLWNNLDLPVSRALHQLRMALPQERSELETAFPRTAKAIAAWERNWADTVEHAFADLDVDRVRLARVRAMLPAAMRGLRVEHAMSTYLDIDAARIGLRDAITAYLSSDS from the coding sequence GTGGAGGACAGCACGACGACCGGCGACAGCACGGCGATCAGCGCGAAGGGCACCCGCCTGAACCGCCGCGGCCTGCAGACCAGGCGCCATCTGCTGCGCGTCGCCCTGCACTGCCTGGCCGAAGGCGGGCCGGAGTCGGTCAGCGCCAACCTCGTCGCGCGTCAGGCCGGAGTGACCTGGGGGACGGTCCAGCACCAGTTCGGCGATGTCGACGGCCTGTGGGCGGCCGTCCTGGAGTACGTCGCGGTGGAGGGCGGGCCGATGCTCGCCGACATGCCGGACCAGACCGATCTCGCTGAGCGGGTCGACGCCGTCGTCGAGATGCTGTGGAACAACCTCGACCTGCCCGTCTCACGAGCACTCCACCAGCTGCGCATGGCGCTGCCGCAGGAGCGCAGCGAGCTCGAGACGGCCTTCCCGCGGACCGCGAAGGCGATCGCCGCCTGGGAACGGAACTGGGCCGACACCGTCGAGCACGCGTTCGCCGACCTCGACGTCGACCGGGTCCGCCTCGCCCGGGTGCGGGCGATGCTGCCCGCCGCGATGCGCGGCCTGCGGGTCGAGCACGCGATGAGCACCTACCTCGACATCGACGCCGCCCGGATCGGCCTGCGCGACGCGATCACGGCGTACCTGTCGTCCGACTCCTGA
- a CDS encoding 3-oxoacid CoA-transferase subunit A, whose amino-acid sequence MTATICDSAAAAVEGIADGSTVLVGGFGMAGMPVELIDALIEQGATDLTVVSNNAGNGDTGLAALLAKGRVRKMVCSFPRQSDSWVFDGLYREGRIELEVVPQGNLAERMRAAGAGIGAFFCPTGVGTPLAEGKETREIDGRTYVLEFPIKGDVALIGAYRSDRMGNLVYRKTARNFGPVMATAATTVVAQVREVVETGALDPETVVTPSIYVDRVVQV is encoded by the coding sequence GTGACCGCGACGATCTGCGACAGCGCGGCTGCCGCGGTCGAGGGCATCGCCGACGGCTCGACGGTCCTGGTGGGCGGCTTCGGCATGGCCGGCATGCCGGTCGAGCTGATCGACGCGCTGATCGAGCAGGGCGCCACGGACCTGACGGTCGTGTCCAACAACGCCGGCAACGGCGACACCGGACTGGCCGCGCTGCTGGCGAAGGGCCGGGTCCGCAAGATGGTCTGCTCCTTCCCCCGGCAGTCCGACTCCTGGGTCTTCGACGGCCTCTATCGGGAGGGGAGGATCGAGCTCGAGGTGGTGCCGCAGGGCAACCTCGCGGAGCGGATGCGCGCCGCCGGCGCGGGCATCGGGGCCTTCTTCTGCCCGACCGGGGTCGGCACGCCGCTGGCCGAGGGCAAGGAGACCCGCGAGATCGACGGCCGGACCTACGTCCTGGAGTTCCCGATCAAGGGCGACGTCGCCCTGATCGGGGCGTACCGCTCGGACCGGATGGGCAACCTGGTCTACCGCAAGACCGCCCGCAACTTCGGGCCGGTGATGGCAACGGCGGCGACCACGGTGGTCGCCCAGGTCCGGGAGGTCGTCGAGACCGGCGCGCTCGATCCCGAGACCGTCGTGACCCCGAGCATCTACGTCGACCGGGTGGTGCAGGTATGA
- a CDS encoding ABC transporter permease: protein MDLFLTYTLVGLVMGAVYAIAASGLVLTYTTSGVFNFAHGAQAMLSAFLYWQFSVGWGLPVPVAFVLVVLVFGPLTGVLLHKTLMHGLRDVAEVTKVVVTVAVLLGMVSLSQWIWNPSEPRTVEMLWGNRTSFELFGVTIRYHELLCLVAAAALAIGLRLLFTRSRVGVTMRAVVDDPDLLRLNGYNPDRVAMASWAVGAALAALAGVLVTPVAGGSLEANTLTLLVIDTFAAAMFGRLKSIPRTFVGALFLGLASTYVLAYAPTEWDWVGNVKTALPMIVLFLVLLVLPQDRLRGAAQRTRERARVPSVRFAAGWAVAFVVIMFVITKIANPLMLGPWAAGLAFSIIALSLVPLTGYAGEINLAPLSFGSIAVIVAYHVGVSGTGMDARLSWTGVIAGVLAAALVGGLVALPALRLRGLYLALSTMAFGGLVSALVLSEVTPRDWPIWGENTIFPAAVITLPPVDLGPFDLSEDATYLVALSVVFAVLGVAVIALRNSGYGRRLAAMKDSPAAAAMLGQSLVRLKLSVFMLSAAIAGLGSILMVMAVGSVAPDNFLITASLALVMLTVVGGVSYVSGALFGGFMIGMGFSLINGTFGNLAADSDMYSGLFGSLSHVFAIAIALTGLGVNRNPSGIVNDICESYRPLRNAPPVLYAGIGAGLALLALNWVEVIGDWTFALGIFFVVVLLPVLGRVWMPEQVLTESELAERRARAAEVPPELRALDAPLTPEERYDLDTYLGLPARALPALDENPHDAPEVARV, encoded by the coding sequence GTGGACCTGTTCCTGACCTACACGCTGGTCGGCCTGGTGATGGGCGCGGTGTATGCGATCGCCGCGTCCGGCCTGGTGCTGACCTATACGACGTCGGGTGTCTTCAACTTCGCTCACGGGGCGCAGGCGATGCTGTCCGCGTTCTTGTACTGGCAGTTCAGCGTCGGCTGGGGCCTGCCGGTTCCGGTCGCGTTCGTGCTGGTCGTCCTCGTCTTCGGCCCGCTCACCGGGGTGCTGCTGCACAAGACCCTGATGCACGGGCTGCGCGACGTGGCCGAGGTGACCAAGGTCGTCGTGACCGTGGCCGTGCTGCTCGGCATGGTCTCGCTGTCGCAGTGGATCTGGAACCCCTCCGAGCCCCGCACCGTGGAGATGCTGTGGGGCAACCGGACCTCCTTCGAGCTGTTCGGGGTGACGATCCGCTACCACGAGCTGCTCTGCCTGGTCGCGGCCGCGGCGCTGGCGATCGGCCTGCGGCTGCTGTTCACCCGCAGCCGGGTCGGGGTGACGATGCGGGCGGTCGTCGACGACCCCGACCTGCTCCGGCTCAACGGCTACAACCCCGACCGGGTCGCGATGGCGTCCTGGGCGGTCGGTGCCGCGCTGGCCGCGCTCGCCGGGGTGCTGGTGACCCCGGTGGCGGGCGGGTCGTTGGAGGCCAACACGCTGACGCTGTTGGTCATCGACACCTTCGCGGCGGCGATGTTCGGCCGTCTCAAGAGCATTCCGCGGACCTTCGTCGGCGCGCTGTTCCTGGGGCTGGCCTCGACGTACGTCCTGGCCTATGCGCCCACCGAGTGGGACTGGGTCGGCAACGTCAAGACCGCGCTGCCGATGATCGTGCTGTTCCTGGTGCTGCTGGTGCTGCCCCAGGACCGGCTGCGCGGTGCGGCGCAGCGCACCCGCGAGCGGGCCCGGGTGCCCAGCGTGCGGTTCGCGGCCGGGTGGGCGGTGGCCTTCGTCGTGATCATGTTCGTGATCACCAAGATCGCGAACCCGCTGATGCTGGGACCGTGGGCCGCGGGGCTGGCGTTCTCGATCATCGCGTTGTCGCTGGTGCCGCTGACCGGGTACGCCGGCGAGATCAACCTCGCCCCGCTGTCCTTCGGCTCGATCGCGGTGATCGTGGCCTACCACGTCGGCGTGTCCGGCACCGGCATGGACGCCCGCCTGTCCTGGACGGGGGTGATCGCCGGAGTGCTGGCCGCGGCGCTGGTGGGCGGCCTGGTCGCGTTGCCGGCCCTGCGCCTGCGCGGGCTCTACCTCGCGTTGTCGACGATGGCGTTCGGCGGCCTGGTCTCGGCGCTGGTGCTGAGCGAGGTGACTCCGCGCGACTGGCCGATCTGGGGTGAGAACACGATCTTCCCGGCGGCGGTGATCACCCTGCCGCCGGTGGACCTGGGCCCGTTCGACCTGAGCGAGGACGCGACGTACCTGGTCGCGCTCTCGGTCGTCTTCGCGGTGCTCGGCGTGGCGGTGATCGCGCTGCGCAACAGCGGCTACGGACGTCGCTTGGCGGCGATGAAGGACAGCCCCGCGGCGGCGGCGATGCTCGGGCAGTCGCTGGTGCGGCTCAAGCTCAGCGTCTTCATGCTCTCGGCGGCGATAGCCGGCCTCGGCTCGATCCTGATGGTGATGGCGGTCGGCTCGGTGGCCCCCGACAACTTCCTGATCACCGCCAGCCTGGCGCTGGTGATGCTGACCGTCGTCGGTGGTGTCAGCTACGTCAGTGGCGCCCTGTTCGGCGGGTTCATGATCGGCATGGGCTTCTCGCTCATCAACGGCACCTTCGGCAACCTCGCCGCCGACAGCGACATGTACTCCGGCCTCTTCGGCTCGCTGAGCCACGTCTTCGCGATCGCGATCGCGCTGACCGGCCTCGGCGTCAACCGCAACCCCAGCGGCATCGTCAACGACATCTGCGAGTCCTACCGGCCGCTGCGGAACGCCCCACCCGTGCTGTACGCCGGGATCGGGGCCGGGCTGGCACTGCTGGCCCTGAACTGGGTCGAGGTCATCGGCGACTGGACCTTCGCCCTCGGCATCTTCTTCGTCGTGGTGCTGCTGCCCGTGCTCGGCCGGGTCTGGATGCCCGAGCAGGTCCTCACCGAGTCCGAGCTCGCCGAGCGCCGGGCCCGGGCGGCCGAGGTGCCACCCGAGCTCCGGGCCCTCGATGCGCCACTGACGCCCGAGGAGCGTTACGACCTCGACACCTACCTCGGGCTGCCCGCCCGGGCGCTGCCCGCCCTGGACGAGAACCCGCACGACGCACCGGAGGTGGCCCGTGTCTAG
- a CDS encoding thiolase family protein, whose product MTSSYLYASARTPFGRFGGALADVRPDDLAATALSGVLAKVPGLDPARIDDVVWGCANQAGEDNRNVGRMAVLLAGLPVGVPATTVNRLCGSSLDAAMIGSRTIETGDADVVVVGGVESMTRAPWVLPKPARAYPAGNVTAVSTTLGWRLVNDRMPAVWTVSLGESNEHLAERFSISRERQDEFAARSHQLADAAWAAGFYDDLTVPVEGVELTRDESVRPGSSADRLAGLKASFRTNGTITAGNASPLNDGASALVLGSESAGLGVDPVARIAGRGVHALAPQEFGFAPVEAAEKALARAGITWAEVSAVELNEAFAVQSLACLDAWKIDPAIVNAQGGAIAIGHPLGASGARVLGTLAKRLVESGERYGVAAICIGVGQGLAVVLENVTEGVS is encoded by the coding sequence GTGACCTCCTCCTACCTGTACGCCAGCGCGCGGACCCCCTTCGGCCGGTTCGGCGGCGCGCTCGCCGACGTCCGGCCCGACGACCTGGCCGCGACCGCCCTGAGCGGGGTCCTCGCGAAGGTGCCGGGTCTGGACCCGGCCCGGATCGACGACGTGGTCTGGGGCTGCGCGAACCAGGCCGGCGAGGACAACCGCAACGTCGGCCGGATGGCCGTGCTGCTGGCCGGCCTGCCGGTCGGTGTCCCGGCGACCACGGTGAACCGGCTCTGCGGCTCCTCCCTCGATGCCGCCATGATCGGCTCCCGCACGATCGAGACCGGCGACGCCGACGTCGTCGTGGTCGGCGGCGTCGAGTCGATGACCCGGGCGCCCTGGGTGCTGCCGAAGCCCGCGCGCGCCTACCCGGCCGGCAACGTCACCGCGGTCTCGACGACGCTCGGGTGGCGGCTGGTCAACGACCGGATGCCGGCGGTGTGGACCGTCTCGCTGGGCGAGTCGAACGAGCACCTGGCCGAGCGGTTCTCGATCTCCCGCGAGCGGCAGGACGAGTTCGCCGCCCGCTCCCACCAGCTGGCCGACGCCGCCTGGGCCGCCGGGTTCTACGACGACCTGACGGTGCCGGTGGAGGGCGTGGAGCTCACCCGTGACGAGAGCGTCCGGCCCGGCTCGAGCGCGGACAGGCTGGCCGGCCTGAAGGCGTCGTTCCGCACCAACGGCACGATCACCGCCGGCAACGCCTCGCCCCTGAACGACGGCGCCTCCGCACTGGTGCTCGGCAGCGAGAGCGCCGGCCTCGGCGTCGACCCGGTCGCCCGGATCGCCGGCCGGGGGGTGCACGCGCTCGCGCCGCAGGAGTTCGGCTTCGCGCCGGTGGAGGCGGCCGAGAAGGCGCTCGCGCGGGCCGGGATCACCTGGGCCGAGGTGTCGGCGGTCGAGCTGAACGAGGCGTTCGCCGTCCAGAGCCTGGCCTGCCTGGACGCCTGGAAGATCGACCCCGCGATCGTCAACGCCCAGGGCGGCGCGATCGCCATCGGCCACCCGCTCGGTGCCTCCGGCGCCCGCGTGCTCGGCACCCTCGCGAAGCGGCTCGTCGAGTCGGGGGAGCGCTACGGCGTCGCCGCGATCTGCATCGGCGTCGGCCAGGGACTGGCCGTGGTGCTGGAGAACGTGACGGAGGGCGTGTCGTGA
- a CDS encoding LysR substrate-binding domain-containing protein, translated as MEIRHLRSFVVLAEERHFGRAAARLHVAQPALSQQLRRLEHELGVTLLDRSTRRVDLTEAGRLLQTRARRLLAEVDRTTGDLEALAAGLAGTVRLGFVGTATYDVLPQVARRVRAELPEIHLELKGELLGPALLDALVAGDLDLAVLRPGPGAPDGVVLRQLRTEPLVAVLPAHHPLAGAAAVEVADLAGEPVVTHPSGHRSSMQPQVLDVFRRAGLEPDLIEVGETGTLVVFVAAGLGVGLVPASVRALRLDGVAYVPLAGPAKEVPLALAHRPDPGVAVARVAELVAEVADGSG; from the coding sequence ATGGAGATCAGGCACCTGCGCTCGTTCGTCGTGCTCGCCGAGGAGCGCCACTTCGGGCGGGCGGCCGCCCGGTTGCACGTCGCCCAGCCGGCACTGTCCCAGCAGCTGCGCCGCCTCGAGCACGAGCTGGGGGTCACGCTGCTCGACCGGTCCACGCGTCGGGTCGACCTGACCGAGGCGGGCCGACTGCTCCAGACCCGGGCCCGCCGGCTGCTCGCCGAGGTGGACCGCACCACCGGCGACCTGGAGGCGTTGGCCGCGGGGCTGGCCGGCACCGTACGGCTCGGCTTCGTCGGGACCGCGACGTACGACGTCCTGCCGCAGGTCGCACGCCGGGTGCGGGCCGAGCTGCCCGAGATCCACCTGGAGCTGAAGGGCGAGCTGCTCGGGCCCGCCCTCCTCGACGCGCTGGTCGCAGGAGACCTGGACCTCGCGGTGCTGCGCCCCGGGCCGGGTGCCCCCGACGGCGTCGTCCTGCGGCAGCTGCGGACCGAGCCCCTGGTGGCGGTGCTGCCCGCCCACCACCCGCTCGCCGGGGCGGCCGCGGTCGAGGTCGCCGACCTCGCCGGCGAGCCGGTCGTCACCCACCCCTCGGGCCACCGCTCGTCCATGCAGCCGCAGGTGCTCGACGTCTTCCGACGGGCCGGGCTGGAGCCGGACCTGATCGAGGTCGGCGAGACCGGCACCCTCGTCGTCTTCGTGGCCGCCGGGCTCGGGGTCGGCCTGGTCCCGGCCTCGGTCCGTGCCCTGCGCCTCGACGGCGTCGCCTACGTCCCGCTCGCCGGGCCGGCCAAGGAGGTCCCGCTCGCCCTCGCCCACCGCCCGGACCCCGGCGTCGCCGTCGCCCGGGTGGCGGAGCTGGTCGCCGAGGTCGCCGACGGGTCGGGCTGA
- a CDS encoding 3-oxoacid CoA-transferase subunit B — protein sequence MSLSKHEMAAVVARDIPRGAYVNLGIGQPTLVAEHLTDGAGVVLHTENGMLNMGPAAAEGEVDPDLTNAGKVPVTELPGASYFHHADSFAMMRGGHLDVCVLGAFQVSAAGDLANWHTGAPDAIPAVGGAMDLAIGAKSVFVMMTLFAKDGSPKLVPECSYPLTGVGCVDRVYTDVATFDLGPDGVVVRETHGMSYDELAERLDVSLQRG from the coding sequence ATGAGCCTCAGCAAGCACGAGATGGCAGCCGTGGTGGCCCGCGACATCCCGCGCGGCGCGTACGTCAACCTCGGCATCGGCCAGCCGACGCTGGTCGCCGAGCACCTGACGGACGGCGCCGGGGTGGTGCTGCACACCGAGAACGGCATGCTCAACATGGGACCCGCCGCCGCCGAGGGCGAGGTCGACCCGGATCTCACCAACGCCGGCAAGGTCCCGGTCACCGAGCTGCCGGGGGCGTCGTACTTCCACCACGCGGACTCGTTCGCGATGATGCGCGGCGGCCACCTCGACGTGTGCGTGCTCGGGGCCTTCCAGGTCTCGGCGGCCGGCGACCTCGCCAACTGGCACACCGGCGCCCCGGACGCGATCCCGGCCGTCGGTGGGGCGATGGACCTCGCCATCGGCGCGAAGAGCGTCTTCGTGATGATGACGCTGTTCGCCAAGGACGGCTCGCCGAAGCTGGTGCCGGAGTGCAGCTACCCGCTGACCGGCGTCGGGTGCGTGGACCGGGTCTACACCGACGTCGCCACCTTCGACCTCGGCCCCGACGGCGTCGTGGTCCGGGAGACGCACGGGATGTCGTACGACGAGCTCGCCGAGCGTCTGGACGTCTCGCTCCAGCGCGGGTGA
- a CDS encoding MFS transporter, with amino-acid sequence MSSPRATTTTTNPLVPVLILCLGGLSAALTQTVVIPIQSELPGYLGTSADNTAWVITVTLLAGAVAMPVAGRLGDLFGKQRVLAVSAAILVLGSVVCALSDSLVLMLTGRMLQGLAMGFIPVGISLMREITPPAMTATAIAAMSATLGVGGAIGLPLSAWIADAHDWHALFWVATGLALVTLAAVVLLVPHVPDANPGRVDFVGALGLAAGLVAFLIGISKANTWGWADPKTLGCIVGGLLVLALWGWFELGHAEPLVDLRTTAQLPVLMTNIAAVAIGFGMMAQSVVVPQLLQLPESTGFGLGQSMLHAGLWMAPGGLMMLAFAPLTSMLIKKYGAKLTLMLGAAVLGLGYLVAFGMMDAAWQLLVASCVSSAGVGIGYAAMPTLIMDNVPMREAGAAVGLNSLMRSVGTTLASAVMAAVLTGSVTASGMPTERAFQLCFLIGAAAAFLGVLIGATIPRNRDASLEPVSLEEPSTVRA; translated from the coding sequence GTGTCCTCTCCCCGCGCCACGACCACGACCACCAACCCGCTGGTCCCGGTCCTCATCCTCTGCCTCGGCGGGCTCAGCGCCGCCCTGACCCAGACGGTGGTCATCCCGATCCAGAGCGAGCTGCCGGGCTACCTCGGCACCTCGGCGGACAACACGGCGTGGGTCATCACGGTGACCCTGCTCGCGGGAGCGGTGGCCATGCCCGTCGCCGGCCGGCTAGGCGACCTGTTCGGCAAGCAGCGGGTGCTCGCGGTCAGCGCCGCGATCCTGGTCCTGGGCTCGGTCGTCTGCGCCCTGTCGGACTCGCTGGTGCTGATGCTCACGGGTCGCATGCTGCAGGGCCTCGCGATGGGGTTCATCCCGGTCGGCATCTCGCTGATGCGCGAGATCACCCCGCCCGCGATGACCGCCACGGCCATCGCCGCCATGAGCGCGACGCTCGGCGTCGGCGGCGCGATCGGCCTGCCGCTGTCCGCCTGGATCGCCGACGCGCACGACTGGCACGCCCTGTTCTGGGTCGCCACCGGCCTGGCCCTGGTGACCCTCGCGGCCGTCGTCCTCCTGGTCCCGCACGTCCCGGACGCCAACCCCGGTCGCGTGGACTTCGTCGGTGCGCTCGGTCTGGCCGCCGGACTGGTGGCCTTCCTGATCGGCATCTCCAAGGCCAACACGTGGGGCTGGGCGGACCCGAAGACCCTCGGCTGCATCGTCGGCGGCCTCCTCGTCCTCGCCCTGTGGGGCTGGTTCGAGCTCGGGCACGCCGAGCCGCTGGTCGACCTGCGCACCACCGCGCAGCTGCCGGTGCTGATGACCAACATCGCCGCGGTCGCGATCGGCTTCGGCATGATGGCGCAGTCGGTCGTCGTACCCCAGCTCCTCCAGCTGCCCGAGTCCACCGGCTTCGGCCTCGGCCAGTCGATGCTGCACGCGGGCCTGTGGATGGCCCCCGGCGGGCTGATGATGCTGGCCTTCGCACCCCTGACCAGCATGCTCATCAAGAAGTACGGCGCCAAGCTGACCCTGATGCTCGGCGCCGCCGTGCTCGGCCTGGGATACCTCGTCGCGTTCGGCATGATGGACGCCGCCTGGCAGCTGCTGGTCGCCTCGTGCGTGTCGTCGGCCGGCGTGGGCATCGGGTACGCCGCGATGCCGACCCTGATCATGGACAACGTGCCGATGCGCGAGGCCGGCGCGGCCGTGGGTCTGAACTCCCTGATGCGCTCGGTCGGCACCACGCTGGCCTCCGCCGTGATGGCGGCGGTGCTGACCGGCTCGGTGACCGCATCCGGGATGCCGACCGAGCGGGCCTTCCAGCTCTGCTTCCTGATCGGCGCCGCTGCGGCCTTCCTCGGCGTGCTCATCGGAGCCACCATTCCGCGCAACCGGGACGCCTCGCTGGAGCCGGTCTCGCTCGAGGAGCCGTCGACGGTGCGGGCCTGA
- a CDS encoding MarR family transcriptional regulator, translating to MAEDDLLRALGTELLRAGRLRAASYPGSVLDNSAFRILWRLVERGPSTQRELAEDLQLERSTVTRQVAAALERGLVERYDAPGRGGRLLRPTAAGDDAYLHDGRLRAARMSDALDELGVERAQGLIADLRAFNDALDRT from the coding sequence ATGGCCGAGGACGACCTCCTGCGCGCGCTCGGGACCGAGCTGCTGCGGGCCGGGCGCCTGCGCGCCGCGTCGTACCCCGGCTCGGTGCTGGACAACTCGGCGTTCCGGATCCTGTGGCGGCTGGTCGAGCGCGGCCCCTCGACCCAGCGCGAGCTCGCCGAGGACCTTCAGCTGGAGCGGTCCACGGTGACCCGGCAGGTGGCGGCCGCACTCGAGCGCGGCCTCGTGGAGCGGTACGACGCTCCGGGACGCGGCGGGCGGCTGCTGCGCCCGACCGCTGCCGGCGACGACGCCTACCTGCACGACGGGCGGCTGCGCGCCGCCCGGATGAGCGACGCTCTCGACGAGCTCGGCGTCGAGCGCGCTCAGGGGCTGATCGCCGACCTCCGGGCGTTCAACGACGCCCTCGACCGGACCTGA